A segment of the Panacibacter ginsenosidivorans genome:
AATGAGGGAAAAAATTCTGTCGAAACGAGAACCCGCCCACGAGTAAATGTGAGTCCTGAACCTTCGCCTGTCATTTGGTTCGTGGTTTTTTCAAGATCGGTTAAATTTGGACTCGTACCTGCAAACATAAATGGATTATTACGAGCTGTTGTTCTAACTGTATCCCATTTTGCTCCTGGCAAGTCGCTTGAATCTTGAAGCTGGGCACCATCAAGAAAGCCACCCGGGTTAGCAGGATCATTATATAAACTAATCCTTAAACGTAAAAGATCGTTTGTATTGTTGATGGTGATGGCAGTATTTTCTGCAGCTATCCATGTGGCAGTTTTTTCTGTACCATCATCTTTCCTCCACCGCCATTTTCCCTGCGTTGAAAAGGCGAAAAGCTGGTGCGTGCTAACCAGCAGAACCACGATAAGTAATGTTTTTTTCATGACGTACGTTTTTAGTTGTGAATTGATTTGAAAGTTAATGATTATTGTTTTGATTTGTGACATGCTAATGGTAAACCTTTTGTATCCATCTCTATCCTGCTTAAATGCCATCTTCCGAGATTGGCGGTATGTAATTGTTTGAAATCTTTTCCTCCAAATGCAATATTGGTAGGATTAGAAAGTGTATGTGCTTCCCAATCATCTGTCAATATGCTTATTTCCTTTTGCTTACTTACTTTATAAATCCTGTTGGGTGCATAGCAGGAAATATAAAGATTCTCTTCATCGTCAAATGCAATTCCATCGGGGCATGTTTCAGGAATAACAACAAAGACTTCTCTTTCTCCTGCTGTTCCATCATTATTGATCTTTATTCTTTCTACACCAGGCAACCAGGTACAAACCACATACAAATACTTTTCATCTTTTGAAAGTGCCATGCCATTTGCAAAATTGAACGGGCCTTTATGCCAGATACTCCCATTACCATTTTCATCAAAGCAGAAAATCTTTCCATTCACCTGCCTGAATGCGCCACTATCTGACACATATAATTTACCTGTTTTGTCAAACACCGCATAATTGGGAATATTCATGTTTACACCACCAGCACTTGTTGCAAACATTTCTAGTTTGTATGATGTAAGATCAAGCTTCCAGACACACTTATTTTTGAGATCGCATATAGCAAGCCATGTACAATCCGCAGAAAATGCAATACCTAAAACAAAGCCGCCGGTATTTGCTACTTCTGTTATTGTTTTTCCATTCTCAGTTATTTTATAGACCTGCCCTGCTTCTCCTCCGGCCCAAACAGAACCATCAGGATGCACCGCTACACATTCAGGATGATCAAGGCCATCTGCAAAAATTGATATTTGATCAATGGTTATAGGCATCATATTTTTTCTTTCCTGTTTAATAATTTAAAGTTGCACCAAGCTGATCCGTGTTACTAAAAGTACAAGAGTGCGACGCAACGAAAGCTTAATAGCGGCAATTAGCCTGGTTCAAAAGATTTCATTACTTACGCTTCAATTTCGCCCAGTTCCTTTCCGGTAACACACTAAACCATTCCGGTCTTTCAGGATCACGATCATACTGATAACCGCCAACTTCTTTATAATACCCGCCGTATTGTTTTAGTTTATCATGATCAAGCTCAACACCAAGTCCATTGCCTTGTGGCACTTTGATCTTTCCATTTACATATTGCATCTTTCCACCTTTAATAATATCATCTGTTATGTGGTGGTAATGCGCATCCGCAGCAAAAGAAAGATTGGGAATAGCAGCGCCAAGATGCAGCATGGTAGCGAGTTGTATGCCAAGCTCGCCGGAGCTATGCACGGCAACACCAATTTGAAATTTCTCGCAAACGATACTCGCTTTCCATGCCTGGCGCAAACCGCCCCAAAATGTTGTGTCGAGTAAAATAACATCGATAGCATTGGTGCGGATGCATGCAGCAAGCTGTTCAAAATTTACAACAACTGTATTGGTTGAAGTAGGTATGCGAATCATCTCTCTTACACGCCTCATTCCTTCCATGCCCCATGTAGGGTCTTCAAAATAATCGTTTGGTAAATGCTCAATTACTTTGCCTATGCTTATAGATTCTTCCACACTCCATGCTGCATTGGGATCTATGCGCACTTTATGTTCCGGAAAAGCAGCAGACAAAGCTTTAAACACTTCAATCTCATGATCAGGATGAAAAACACCGGCCTTTAATTTATGAGAAGTGAAACCATATTTATTTACAAGGTCTTTTGCATGTGTTACAATTTCTTCAGCAGTTTCTTCACCGCCGATACCTGTTATCTCATTTTTATAGCGGAAGAAAATATAAGATGCAAAAGGTATTTCTTCACGCAATGCACCACCCAAAAGATCGCATGCACGAATGCCTAATTTTTTTCCGATGATGTCAATACATGCAAACTCTATAGCCGCATGCAACTGCGTTCTGTTGTTGTATAAAGAAGCAGTTGGGTTACAAATTTTCCAGTATAACTGTTCCAGTTGCATAGGATCGTGACCAATCAAATATTTATTCAATGCACTAAATGCATTCTCTGCAGATTCGCCCCCACCGCCCATTTCACCAAGGCCCGTAATACCTTCATCAGTTTCGACTTCTATGATCGTACGCACAAAACGTCCCCAATGACAACCGTTGGAATGTCGAATCGGCGCTTCCAAAGGCATGGCGACTGTTGTAGCTTTTATGTTTGTTATTTTCATACCCCAACCCTAAAGGGAGTTTTTATTTTTTTGAATACAAGCTAATCTTTTCATGGCATCTTCGTTGCGTCGCAATCCTTTCATCTGTATCTTTTCATGGCAACAAAAATCATATTAGCCTCAACTATCTTTTTTACTTCCAGCGATTGTAATTCCTAAACCTCCGTCTATTCTAAAAGCTTGCCCTGTTATAAAGCTTGCTTTATCACTGCATAAAAAATAAATCAGTTCAGCAACTTCTTCCGGCTTGCCAATGCGATGTACGGGATGCATATCTATACACTCCTGCATTACTGCTGCAGGATCGGGAGATAATGCAATTGAATCTCTCAACATAGGTGTATCAATGGTTCCGGGGCAAACAGCTACACATCTTATGTTTGGTGCATAATCAACCGCAATGCTTCTTGTCAAACCAAGCAAAGCAGTTTTTGCAGTAGTGTATGCAGCAACATTTTGCTGACTTACAAATGCCTGTACACTGCTCACATTAATTACTACTCCACTACCCTGTTGCTGCATAAAAGGTATTGCATGTTTTGCACAGAGGTATTGACTTTTCAGATTTACGTTCATTACAAGATCCCACTCATCTTCTGCTGTGTCTGTAACGTTTCCGTAACGCTGAATGCCTGCATTATTAATTAAAAAATCTATTCTTCCGAATTTTTGATGAGTGTTTTGAATGGCATGTTGTACTTCGTTATTCTTTGAAACATCACACGCAGTATAAAACCATCTTTCATCATTAATGCCACTTTTATCAGGTGAAATATCCAGTAACGCAACATTTGCTCCTTGCTCATAAAATAAAGTAGCACATGCAAGACCAATCCCTTTTGATGCACCTGTTATGATGACAGTTTTATTTTTCATGATGGTTTGTAAAATTTACGTTCCCAATATCTATGTGCTTGCCAGAATCTTTTTCAACTGCGGTGATTACTCCATCGTTTATTTCAATTTGTTCGATACCTCTAAAATTATTCCCACCCGGGAAAAGAAAACAAGCATACTCTTTTGTTACCTGCTCACCTGCATCTATGTATGCAACAGTTGGCTCATTAAATACTTCGAGGTTATTGTTTTCAATGATCTTTTGAAAAGGCTGATGCAGACCAGTTGTACCAAATTCAAGTCCGCGATATTTGATTATTCCATTTTCAAAATGCTGCCAGAGATTAATCCAGGAATAATCTTTTCTTTGCCATACATAACCAAGCACTAATTGATGTGCTGGTGAGTAAGCAGTTAACCACCCGTAATTATCTTTTGGGTCAACTATAAATGAAAATACCGAATTATAATTCTTTTGTGGGTTACGCAAATCAAATGCATTCTTGTTGTCATCAGTTGCTACCGGCCAATTGACAATATGCTTTGACGGTTGATCTCCATATAAATAATTGAACCCGGTTGTTGCATTGCAATTAATCACTGTCGTTCCATCTAAAAAGGGTACAGCAATTGTTGGATGTTGTACAATTTGGTATAATCTTCCCAGAGGATTTATATTGGTGATTGTTTCCGTAACATGACAAAGTGCAACATGCTCATTCATTTGCATTTTTCTTTGAACATGCAATCC
Coding sequences within it:
- a CDS encoding SMP-30/gluconolactonase/LRE family protein, with the translated sequence MMPITIDQISIFADGLDHPECVAVHPDGSVWAGGEAGQVYKITENGKTITEVANTGGFVLGIAFSADCTWLAICDLKNKCVWKLDLTSYKLEMFATSAGGVNMNIPNYAVFDKTGKLYVSDSGAFRQVNGKIFCFDENGNGSIWHKGPFNFANGMALSKDEKYLYVVCTWLPGVERIKINNDGTAGEREVFVVIPETCPDGIAFDDEENLYISCYAPNRIYKVSKQKEISILTDDWEAHTLSNPTNIAFGGKDFKQLHTANLGRWHLSRIEMDTKGLPLACHKSKQ
- a CDS encoding enolase C-terminal domain-like protein yields the protein MKITNIKATTVAMPLEAPIRHSNGCHWGRFVRTIIEVETDEGITGLGEMGGGGESAENAFSALNKYLIGHDPMQLEQLYWKICNPTASLYNNRTQLHAAIEFACIDIIGKKLGIRACDLLGGALREEIPFASYIFFRYKNEITGIGGEETAEEIVTHAKDLVNKYGFTSHKLKAGVFHPDHEIEVFKALSAAFPEHKVRIDPNAAWSVEESISIGKVIEHLPNDYFEDPTWGMEGMRRVREMIRIPTSTNTVVVNFEQLAACIRTNAIDVILLDTTFWGGLRQAWKASIVCEKFQIGVAVHSSGELGIQLATMLHLGAAIPNLSFAADAHYHHITDDIIKGGKMQYVNGKIKVPQGNGLGVELDHDKLKQYGGYYKEVGGYQYDRDPERPEWFSVLPERNWAKLKRK
- a CDS encoding glucose 1-dehydrogenase — protein: MKNKTVIITGASKGIGLACATLFYEQGANVALLDISPDKSGINDERWFYTACDVSKNNEVQHAIQNTHQKFGRIDFLINNAGIQRYGNVTDTAEDEWDLVMNVNLKSQYLCAKHAIPFMQQQGSGVVINVSSVQAFVSQQNVAAYTTAKTALLGLTRSIAVDYAPNIRCVAVCPGTIDTPMLRDSIALSPDPAAVMQECIDMHPVHRIGKPEEVAELIYFLCSDKASFITGQAFRIDGGLGITIAGSKKDS